One Diospyros lotus cultivar Yz01 chromosome 1, ASM1463336v1, whole genome shotgun sequence genomic window carries:
- the LOC127814080 gene encoding LRR repeats and ubiquitin-like domain-containing protein At2g30105 isoform X3, translating into MLILNFKAIGIKNIEFFPRCHLQVKLQNLAPRAAQKSRRETDRRDAQKKRRMEKDEKSSDTANITIKFSGQSIPISLSLESTIRDLKSLLQPLTNVLPRGQKLIFKGRILDDHVTLRSSGVSDRAKIMLVASQGLHQGDGPISRLANANRGKKNEKSVAVGKSHFERWKSTGVFALSGCNLTAIPDELWTCGPYARVLDLSHNSLQDVPASIGLLCYLERLLLNANEILDDFISWEGLTSLKSLTVLSLSQNQLYNVPASIGECTALLEVDLMANLLVELPETFGNLQNLKALYLSNNGLKALPPTLFKMCTQLSTLDLHGTQITMDMLRQFEGWEDFDTRRRLKLKKQLDFRVGGSAKFDEGADKSF; encoded by the exons ATGCTGATCCTTAATTTCAAAGCAATTGGAATCAAGAACATAGAATTTTTCCCGAGATGCCATTTGCAAGTGAAATTACAAAACCTTGCGCCGCGCGCTGCGCAGAAGAGTCGGagagagacagacagaagagacgcacagaagaaaagaagaatggagAAGGATGAGAAATCCAGCGATACGGCAAACATCACCATCAAATTCAGCGGTCAATCCATacctatctctctctcgctgGAATCTACCATCCGAGATCTCAAGTCGCTCCTTCAACCCCTCACCAACGTCCTTCCCCGCGGCCAAAAGCTCATCTTCAAAG GAAGAATTCTGGACGATCACGTCACATTGAGGTCGTCGGGGGTGTCGGATAGGGCCAAGATCATGCTCGTGGCCTCCCAGGGTTTACACCAAGGG GATGGTCCTATTAGCAGGTTGGCCAATGCAAATCGGGGCAAAAAGAATGAGAAGAGCGTTGCTGTTGGAAAGAGTCACTTTGAGCGTTGGAAATCTACTGGTGTCTTTGCATTATCTGGATGCAACTTGACG GCCATACCCGATGAATTATGGACTTGTGGACCTTATGCTAGAGTACTTGATCTCAGCCACAACTCTCTACAAGACGTACCAGCTTCAATTGGTTTGTTATGTTATTTGGAG AGACTGCTGCTGAATGCAAATGAAATATTGGATGATTTCATTAGCTGGGAAGGATTAACATCTCTGAAGTCTCTAACTGTTTTATCATTAAGCCAAAATCA GTTGTACAATGTTCCTGCTAGTATAGGGGAATGTACTGCTCTTCTTGAG GTTGACCTTATGGCAAATCTTCTGGTGGAGTTGCCAGAGACATTTGGCAATTTACAGAATCTGAAG GCTTTATATTTGAGTAACAATGGACTCAAAGCCCTTCCTCCTACACTGTTCAAAATGTGCACCCAGCTTTCTACCCTGGATCTCCATGGGACTCAGATCACCATGGATATGCTCCGCCAG TTTGAAGGTTGGGAAGATTTTGATACACGTCGGCGCCTAAAACTTAAAAAGCAACTGGATTTCAGAGTTGGGGGATCTGCTAAATTTGACGAGGGTGCTGATAAAAGCTTTTGA
- the LOC127814080 gene encoding LRR repeats and ubiquitin-like domain-containing protein At2g30105 isoform X2: MLILNFKAIGIKNIEFFPRCHLQVKLQNLAPRAAQKSRRETDRRDAQKKRRMEKDEKSSDTANITIKFSGQSIPISLSLESTIRDLKSLLQPLTNVLPRGQKLIFKGRILDDHVTLRSSGVSDRAKIMLVASQGLHQGDGPISRLANANRGKKNEKSVAVGKSHFERWKSTGVFALSGCNLTAIPDELWTCGPYARVLDLSHNSLQDVPASIGLLCYLERLLLNANEILDDFISWEGLTSLKSLTVLSLSQNHLKSLPSALGSLSCLRELDVANNNITCLPTEIGCLTQLQVLKANNNRLYNVPASIGECTALLEVDLMANLLVELPETFGNLQNLKALYLSNNGLKALPPTLFKMCTQLSTLDLHGTQITMDMLRQCFDSLKVGKILIHVGA; encoded by the exons ATGCTGATCCTTAATTTCAAAGCAATTGGAATCAAGAACATAGAATTTTTCCCGAGATGCCATTTGCAAGTGAAATTACAAAACCTTGCGCCGCGCGCTGCGCAGAAGAGTCGGagagagacagacagaagagacgcacagaagaaaagaagaatggagAAGGATGAGAAATCCAGCGATACGGCAAACATCACCATCAAATTCAGCGGTCAATCCATacctatctctctctcgctgGAATCTACCATCCGAGATCTCAAGTCGCTCCTTCAACCCCTCACCAACGTCCTTCCCCGCGGCCAAAAGCTCATCTTCAAAG GAAGAATTCTGGACGATCACGTCACATTGAGGTCGTCGGGGGTGTCGGATAGGGCCAAGATCATGCTCGTGGCCTCCCAGGGTTTACACCAAGGG GATGGTCCTATTAGCAGGTTGGCCAATGCAAATCGGGGCAAAAAGAATGAGAAGAGCGTTGCTGTTGGAAAGAGTCACTTTGAGCGTTGGAAATCTACTGGTGTCTTTGCATTATCTGGATGCAACTTGACG GCCATACCCGATGAATTATGGACTTGTGGACCTTATGCTAGAGTACTTGATCTCAGCCACAACTCTCTACAAGACGTACCAGCTTCAATTGGTTTGTTATGTTATTTGGAG AGACTGCTGCTGAATGCAAATGAAATATTGGATGATTTCATTAGCTGGGAAGGATTAACATCTCTGAAGTCTCTAACTGTTTTATCATTAAGCCAAAATCA CTTAAAAAGTTTGCCTTCTGCCCTGGGCTCTTTATCTTGTTTGAGGGAGCTTGATGTTGCAAACAACAACATAACATGTCTCCCAACCGAAATAGGGTGTCTGACTCAGCTTCAAGTTTTGAAAGCCAACAATAATAG GTTGTACAATGTTCCTGCTAGTATAGGGGAATGTACTGCTCTTCTTGAG GTTGACCTTATGGCAAATCTTCTGGTGGAGTTGCCAGAGACATTTGGCAATTTACAGAATCTGAAG GCTTTATATTTGAGTAACAATGGACTCAAAGCCCTTCCTCCTACACTGTTCAAAATGTGCACCCAGCTTTCTACCCTGGATCTCCATGGGACTCAGATCACCATGGATATGCTCCGCCAG TGTTTTGACAGTTTGAAGGTTGGGAAGATTTTGATACACGTCGGCGCCTAA
- the LOC127814080 gene encoding LRR repeats and ubiquitin-like domain-containing protein At2g30105 isoform X1 has protein sequence MLILNFKAIGIKNIEFFPRCHLQVKLQNLAPRAAQKSRRETDRRDAQKKRRMEKDEKSSDTANITIKFSGQSIPISLSLESTIRDLKSLLQPLTNVLPRGQKLIFKGRILDDHVTLRSSGVSDRAKIMLVASQGLHQGDGPISRLANANRGKKNEKSVAVGKSHFERWKSTGVFALSGCNLTAIPDELWTCGPYARVLDLSHNSLQDVPASIGLLCYLERLLLNANEILDDFISWEGLTSLKSLTVLSLSQNHLKSLPSALGSLSCLRELDVANNNITCLPTEIGCLTQLQVLKANNNRLYNVPASIGECTALLEVDLMANLLVELPETFGNLQNLKALYLSNNGLKALPPTLFKMCTQLSTLDLHGTQITMDMLRQFEGWEDFDTRRRLKLKKQLDFRVGGSAKFDEGADKSF, from the exons ATGCTGATCCTTAATTTCAAAGCAATTGGAATCAAGAACATAGAATTTTTCCCGAGATGCCATTTGCAAGTGAAATTACAAAACCTTGCGCCGCGCGCTGCGCAGAAGAGTCGGagagagacagacagaagagacgcacagaagaaaagaagaatggagAAGGATGAGAAATCCAGCGATACGGCAAACATCACCATCAAATTCAGCGGTCAATCCATacctatctctctctcgctgGAATCTACCATCCGAGATCTCAAGTCGCTCCTTCAACCCCTCACCAACGTCCTTCCCCGCGGCCAAAAGCTCATCTTCAAAG GAAGAATTCTGGACGATCACGTCACATTGAGGTCGTCGGGGGTGTCGGATAGGGCCAAGATCATGCTCGTGGCCTCCCAGGGTTTACACCAAGGG GATGGTCCTATTAGCAGGTTGGCCAATGCAAATCGGGGCAAAAAGAATGAGAAGAGCGTTGCTGTTGGAAAGAGTCACTTTGAGCGTTGGAAATCTACTGGTGTCTTTGCATTATCTGGATGCAACTTGACG GCCATACCCGATGAATTATGGACTTGTGGACCTTATGCTAGAGTACTTGATCTCAGCCACAACTCTCTACAAGACGTACCAGCTTCAATTGGTTTGTTATGTTATTTGGAG AGACTGCTGCTGAATGCAAATGAAATATTGGATGATTTCATTAGCTGGGAAGGATTAACATCTCTGAAGTCTCTAACTGTTTTATCATTAAGCCAAAATCA CTTAAAAAGTTTGCCTTCTGCCCTGGGCTCTTTATCTTGTTTGAGGGAGCTTGATGTTGCAAACAACAACATAACATGTCTCCCAACCGAAATAGGGTGTCTGACTCAGCTTCAAGTTTTGAAAGCCAACAATAATAG GTTGTACAATGTTCCTGCTAGTATAGGGGAATGTACTGCTCTTCTTGAG GTTGACCTTATGGCAAATCTTCTGGTGGAGTTGCCAGAGACATTTGGCAATTTACAGAATCTGAAG GCTTTATATTTGAGTAACAATGGACTCAAAGCCCTTCCTCCTACACTGTTCAAAATGTGCACCCAGCTTTCTACCCTGGATCTCCATGGGACTCAGATCACCATGGATATGCTCCGCCAG TTTGAAGGTTGGGAAGATTTTGATACACGTCGGCGCCTAAAACTTAAAAAGCAACTGGATTTCAGAGTTGGGGGATCTGCTAAATTTGACGAGGGTGCTGATAAAAGCTTTTGA
- the LOC127808800 gene encoding ubiquitin-activating enzyme E1 1 isoform X2, with the protein MLPRRRPVEREVLVEEDDSTDGERFLKKNRTGCSISSPAIATATDNITIAATAKDVNTSGNSSVVDKSDSGNHSSGSCFVPDMALGNGNQTDIDEDLHSRQLAVYGRETMRRLFASNILVSGMQGLGVEIAKNLVLAGVKSVTLHDEGAVELWDLSSNFIFSENDIGKNRATACIQKLQELNNAVVISTLSMELTKEQLSKFQAVVFTDIRQEKAIEFNDYCHNHQPPIAFIKTEVRGLFGSVFCDFGPEFTVFDVDGEESHTGIIELIGNGNPALVSCVDDERLEFQDGDLVVFSEIKGMTELNDGKPRKIKSARPYSFTLDEDTTNFGTYEKGGIVTQVKQPKVLKFKPLKEAIKNPGDFLLSDFSKFDHPPLLHLAFQALDKFTSEMGRLPVASSEEDAQKLISMASDINEGSSGDAQLIDINPKLLRHFAFGARAVLNPMAAMFGGIVGQEVVKACTGKFHPLFQFFYFDSVESLPSEPLEPNDLRPLNCRYDAQISVFGLKLQKKLEDAQVFIVGSGALGCEFLKNLALMGVSCGSRGKLTVTDDDVIEKSNLSRQFLFRDWNIGQAKSTVAASAATAINPHLKIEALQNRVGPETENVFYDTFWENLSVVINALDNVNARLYVDQRCLYFQKPLLESGTLGAKCNTQMVIPHLTENYGASRDPPEKQAPMCTVHSFPHNIDHCLTWARSEFEGLLEKTPAEVNAFLSNPSVYAIVMRDAGDAQARDNLERVLECLGRERCVTFEDCITWGRRKFEDYFSNRVKQLTFTFPEDALTSTGAPFWSAPKRFPHPLQFSFADSSHVHFVMAASILRAEAFGIAVPDWAKNPKKMAEAVDKVIVQEFQPKKDVKIVTDEKATSLSASSIDDASVINELIMRLEQCRMNLPPGFRMKPIQFEKDDDTNYHLDFIAALANMRARNYSIPEVDKLKAKFIAGRIIPAIATSTAMATGLVCLELYKVLDGGHTVEDYRNTFANLALPLFSMAEPVPPKVVKHRDMRWTVWDRWIIKDNPTLRELLQWLSSKGLNAYSISCGSCLLYNCMFPKHRQRMDKKVVDLAREVAKIELPPYRRHLDVVVACEDDEDNDIDIPQISVYFR; encoded by the exons ATGCTTCCTAGAAGGAGACCTGTCGAGCGAGAGGTCCTTGTAGAAGAAGACGACTCTACTGACGGAGAGAGATTCCTCAAGAAGAATCGGACCGGTTGCTCAATCTCCTCACCGGccatcgccaccgccaccgATAACATCACCATCGCCGCGACGGCGAAAGACGTAAACACGAGCGGCAACAGCAGCGTTGTTGATAAGAGTGACAGCGGTAACCACAGCAGCGGCAGTTGCTTCGTGCCGGACATGGCTTTGGGAAATGGGAACCAGACGGACATCGACGAGGATCTGCACAGCCGACAGCTGGCGGTGTACGGCCGCGAGACCATGCGGCGACTTTTCGCGTCAAATATCCTTGTCTCGGGGATGCAGGGTCTCGGGGTCGAAATCG CAAAGAACCTTGTACTGGCTGGTGTCAAATCTGTCACATTGCATGATGAAGGAGCCGTGGAATTATGGGATTTGTCCAGCAATTTCATTTTTTCAGAGAATGATATTGGAAAGAACAGGGCAACTGCATGCATTCAAAAGTTGCAGGAGCTCAACAATGCTGTTGTCATTTCTACCTTATCCATGGAATTGACTAAAGAACAACTTTCTAAATTCCAG GCTGTTGTTTTTACTGACATTAGACAAGAAAAGGCTATTGAGTTCAATGATTACTGCCACAATCATCAGCCTCCTATTGCATTCATCAAGACTGAAGTTAGAGGCCTCTTTGGGAGTGTGTTTTGTGATTTTGGACCTGAATTTACAGTTTTTGATGTTGATGGAGAGGAATCACACACGGGTATTATTGAATTGATCGGTAATGGTAACCCTGCCCTTGTGTCTTGTGTTGATGATGAAAGGCTTGAATTTCAGGATGGGGATCTTGTTGTGTTCTCAGAGATCAAGGGAATGACAGAACTTAATGATGGAAAACCAAGAAAGATCAAAAGTGCAAGGCCCTACTCATTCACTCTTGATGAGGATACTACAAATTTTGGTACTTATGAAAAAGGTGGCATTGTTACCCAGGTGAAGCAACCCAAGGTGTTGAAGTTTAAGCCCTTGAAAGAAGCAATCAAGAATCCTGGCGATTTTCTTCTCAGCGATTTCTCTAAGTTTGATCATCCTCCTCTATTGCACTTGGCATTCCAAGCACTGGACAAGTTCACTTCTGAAATGGGACGCCTTCCTGTTGCTAGCTCAGAAGAAGATGCTCAGAAGTTGATATCTATGGCCAGTGACATCAATGAGGGATCTTCTGGAGATGCACAGCTGATTGATATTAACCCAAAACTTCTACGACACTTTGCCTTTGGTGCTCGGGCGGTTCTGAATCCCATGGCTGCTATGTTTGGTGGTATTGTTGGACAGGAGGTTGTGAAGGCGTGCACAGGAAAATTTCATCCACTTTTCCAG TTCTTCTACTTTGACTCAGTTGAATCACTTCCCTCAGAGCCTCTTGAACCCAATGATTTGAGGCCATTAAATTGCCGTTATGATGCTCAAATTTCAGTTTTTGGGTTAAAACTCCAGAAGAAACTGGAAGATGCTCAAGTGTTTATTGTAGGATCTGGTGCACTTGGTTGCGAGTTTCTGAAGAATTTAGCTTTGATGGGAGTTTCCTGTGGCTCCCGAGGAAAATTAACAGTTACTGATGATGATGTCATTGAGAAGAGTAACCTCAGTAGGCAGTTTCTCTTTCGTGATTGGAACATTGGGCAAGCAAAATCTACTGTTGCTGCTTCTGCTGCCACAGCAATAAATCCTCATCTTAAAATAGAAGCTTTGCAGAACCGTGTTGGCCCAGAGACTGAGAATGTTTTTTATGACACCTTCTGGGAGAATTTAAGTGTTGTTATTAATGCTCTGGATAATGTCAATGCGAGGCTTTATGTTGATCAGAGATGCCTGTATTTTCAGAAGCCACTTCTTGAGTCAGGTACCCTTGGTGCAAAGTGTAACACTCAGATGGTTATTCCTCACCTGACAGAAAACTATGGTGCCTCAAGAGATCCACCAGAGAAACAAGCTCCCATGTGCACCGTTCACTCATTTCCTCACAACATTGACCACTGCTTGACGTGGGCTCGGTCAGAATTTGaaggcttgcttgagaagacACCAGCTGAAGTGAATGCTTTTCTTTCAAATCCAAGTGTATATGCAATTGTAATGAGGGATGCTGGTGATGCTCAGGCCAGGGATAATCTGGAACGTGTTCTAGAGTGCCTTGGCAGAGAAAGATGCGTGACATTTGAAGACTGCATAACCTGGGGTCGTCGAAA GTTTGAAGATTATTTTTCTAACCGTGTTAAACAGTTGACTTTTACTTTCCCAGAGGATGCTCTAACCAGTACTGGGGCCCCATTTTGGTCTGCCCCCAAGCGCTTTCCCCATCCACTGCAATTCTCTTTTGCTGATTCCAGCCACGTGCATTTTGTCATGGCAGCATCTATACTACGGGCAGAGGCGTTTGGAATTGCAGTTCCGGACTGGGCCAAGAACCCTAAGAAGATGGCTGAAGCTGTGGATAAAGTGATAGTTCAGGAATTTCAACCAAAGAAAGATGTGAAAATTGTTACTGATGAGAAGGCCACCAGCCTCTCCGCTTCTTCCATTGATGATGCATCAGTCATCAATGAACTAATCATGAGGCTAGAACAATGCCGAATGAATCTGCCACCCGGGTTCAGGATGAAACCAATACAATTTGAGAAG GATGACGACACAAATTACCACTTGGACTTTATAGCTGCGCTTGCTAACATGAGGGCAAGAAATTACAGTATCCCTGAAGTCGACAAGCTGAAAGCCAAGTTCATAGCTGGGAGAATTATCCCCGCAATTGCAACCTCCACAGCAATGGCCACCGGCCTAGTATGCCTGGAGTTGTACAAGGTTCTGGATGGAGGACACACAGTGGAGGATTATCGCAACACATTTGCCAACCTTGCTCTCCCTCTATTCTCCATGGCTGAGCCAGTCCCACCTAAAGTTGTAAAGCACCGAGACATGAGATGGACTGTGTGGGACAGGTGGATTATCAAAGACAATCCAACTTTGAGGGAGCTTCTCCAATGGCTTTCAAGCAAGGGGCTGAATGCCTATAGTATTTCGTGTGGAAGTTGCTTGCTCTACAATTGCATGTTCCCTAAGCACAGACAGCGGATGGACAAGAAGGTGGTGGATTTGGCTAGGGAAGTGGCTAAAATAGAATTGCCACCATACCGTCGGCATCTAGATGTTGTAGTGGCGTGCGAGGATGACGAAGATAATGATATCGACATCCCCCAAATATCCGTTTACTTCCGTTAG
- the LOC127808800 gene encoding ubiquitin-activating enzyme E1 1 isoform X1: MTLLKRFGLGFMVLAPIVIGLMCNKCFDLNFLNIFLFLTASVGFYGAFSSLLHFMLPRRRPVEREVLVEEDDSTDGERFLKKNRTGCSISSPAIATATDNITIAATAKDVNTSGNSSVVDKSDSGNHSSGSCFVPDMALGNGNQTDIDEDLHSRQLAVYGRETMRRLFASNILVSGMQGLGVEIAKNLVLAGVKSVTLHDEGAVELWDLSSNFIFSENDIGKNRATACIQKLQELNNAVVISTLSMELTKEQLSKFQAVVFTDIRQEKAIEFNDYCHNHQPPIAFIKTEVRGLFGSVFCDFGPEFTVFDVDGEESHTGIIELIGNGNPALVSCVDDERLEFQDGDLVVFSEIKGMTELNDGKPRKIKSARPYSFTLDEDTTNFGTYEKGGIVTQVKQPKVLKFKPLKEAIKNPGDFLLSDFSKFDHPPLLHLAFQALDKFTSEMGRLPVASSEEDAQKLISMASDINEGSSGDAQLIDINPKLLRHFAFGARAVLNPMAAMFGGIVGQEVVKACTGKFHPLFQFFYFDSVESLPSEPLEPNDLRPLNCRYDAQISVFGLKLQKKLEDAQVFIVGSGALGCEFLKNLALMGVSCGSRGKLTVTDDDVIEKSNLSRQFLFRDWNIGQAKSTVAASAATAINPHLKIEALQNRVGPETENVFYDTFWENLSVVINALDNVNARLYVDQRCLYFQKPLLESGTLGAKCNTQMVIPHLTENYGASRDPPEKQAPMCTVHSFPHNIDHCLTWARSEFEGLLEKTPAEVNAFLSNPSVYAIVMRDAGDAQARDNLERVLECLGRERCVTFEDCITWGRRKFEDYFSNRVKQLTFTFPEDALTSTGAPFWSAPKRFPHPLQFSFADSSHVHFVMAASILRAEAFGIAVPDWAKNPKKMAEAVDKVIVQEFQPKKDVKIVTDEKATSLSASSIDDASVINELIMRLEQCRMNLPPGFRMKPIQFEKDDDTNYHLDFIAALANMRARNYSIPEVDKLKAKFIAGRIIPAIATSTAMATGLVCLELYKVLDGGHTVEDYRNTFANLALPLFSMAEPVPPKVVKHRDMRWTVWDRWIIKDNPTLRELLQWLSSKGLNAYSISCGSCLLYNCMFPKHRQRMDKKVVDLAREVAKIELPPYRRHLDVVVACEDDEDNDIDIPQISVYFR; the protein is encoded by the exons ATGACGCTGTTAAAGAGGTTTGGCTTAGGGTTTATGGTCCTAGCTCCGATCGTTATCGGATTGATGTGCAACAAGTGTTTCGATCTTAATTTCTTGAATATATTTCTGTTTTTGACCGCATCGGTGGGGTTTTATGGGGCTTTCAGCAGTTTGTTGCACTTTATGCTTCCTAGAAGGAGACCTGTCGAGCGAGAGGTCCTTGTAGAAGAAGACGACTCTACTGACGGAGAGAGATTCCTCAAGAAGAATCGGACCGGTTGCTCAATCTCCTCACCGGccatcgccaccgccaccgATAACATCACCATCGCCGCGACGGCGAAAGACGTAAACACGAGCGGCAACAGCAGCGTTGTTGATAAGAGTGACAGCGGTAACCACAGCAGCGGCAGTTGCTTCGTGCCGGACATGGCTTTGGGAAATGGGAACCAGACGGACATCGACGAGGATCTGCACAGCCGACAGCTGGCGGTGTACGGCCGCGAGACCATGCGGCGACTTTTCGCGTCAAATATCCTTGTCTCGGGGATGCAGGGTCTCGGGGTCGAAATCG CAAAGAACCTTGTACTGGCTGGTGTCAAATCTGTCACATTGCATGATGAAGGAGCCGTGGAATTATGGGATTTGTCCAGCAATTTCATTTTTTCAGAGAATGATATTGGAAAGAACAGGGCAACTGCATGCATTCAAAAGTTGCAGGAGCTCAACAATGCTGTTGTCATTTCTACCTTATCCATGGAATTGACTAAAGAACAACTTTCTAAATTCCAG GCTGTTGTTTTTACTGACATTAGACAAGAAAAGGCTATTGAGTTCAATGATTACTGCCACAATCATCAGCCTCCTATTGCATTCATCAAGACTGAAGTTAGAGGCCTCTTTGGGAGTGTGTTTTGTGATTTTGGACCTGAATTTACAGTTTTTGATGTTGATGGAGAGGAATCACACACGGGTATTATTGAATTGATCGGTAATGGTAACCCTGCCCTTGTGTCTTGTGTTGATGATGAAAGGCTTGAATTTCAGGATGGGGATCTTGTTGTGTTCTCAGAGATCAAGGGAATGACAGAACTTAATGATGGAAAACCAAGAAAGATCAAAAGTGCAAGGCCCTACTCATTCACTCTTGATGAGGATACTACAAATTTTGGTACTTATGAAAAAGGTGGCATTGTTACCCAGGTGAAGCAACCCAAGGTGTTGAAGTTTAAGCCCTTGAAAGAAGCAATCAAGAATCCTGGCGATTTTCTTCTCAGCGATTTCTCTAAGTTTGATCATCCTCCTCTATTGCACTTGGCATTCCAAGCACTGGACAAGTTCACTTCTGAAATGGGACGCCTTCCTGTTGCTAGCTCAGAAGAAGATGCTCAGAAGTTGATATCTATGGCCAGTGACATCAATGAGGGATCTTCTGGAGATGCACAGCTGATTGATATTAACCCAAAACTTCTACGACACTTTGCCTTTGGTGCTCGGGCGGTTCTGAATCCCATGGCTGCTATGTTTGGTGGTATTGTTGGACAGGAGGTTGTGAAGGCGTGCACAGGAAAATTTCATCCACTTTTCCAG TTCTTCTACTTTGACTCAGTTGAATCACTTCCCTCAGAGCCTCTTGAACCCAATGATTTGAGGCCATTAAATTGCCGTTATGATGCTCAAATTTCAGTTTTTGGGTTAAAACTCCAGAAGAAACTGGAAGATGCTCAAGTGTTTATTGTAGGATCTGGTGCACTTGGTTGCGAGTTTCTGAAGAATTTAGCTTTGATGGGAGTTTCCTGTGGCTCCCGAGGAAAATTAACAGTTACTGATGATGATGTCATTGAGAAGAGTAACCTCAGTAGGCAGTTTCTCTTTCGTGATTGGAACATTGGGCAAGCAAAATCTACTGTTGCTGCTTCTGCTGCCACAGCAATAAATCCTCATCTTAAAATAGAAGCTTTGCAGAACCGTGTTGGCCCAGAGACTGAGAATGTTTTTTATGACACCTTCTGGGAGAATTTAAGTGTTGTTATTAATGCTCTGGATAATGTCAATGCGAGGCTTTATGTTGATCAGAGATGCCTGTATTTTCAGAAGCCACTTCTTGAGTCAGGTACCCTTGGTGCAAAGTGTAACACTCAGATGGTTATTCCTCACCTGACAGAAAACTATGGTGCCTCAAGAGATCCACCAGAGAAACAAGCTCCCATGTGCACCGTTCACTCATTTCCTCACAACATTGACCACTGCTTGACGTGGGCTCGGTCAGAATTTGaaggcttgcttgagaagacACCAGCTGAAGTGAATGCTTTTCTTTCAAATCCAAGTGTATATGCAATTGTAATGAGGGATGCTGGTGATGCTCAGGCCAGGGATAATCTGGAACGTGTTCTAGAGTGCCTTGGCAGAGAAAGATGCGTGACATTTGAAGACTGCATAACCTGGGGTCGTCGAAA GTTTGAAGATTATTTTTCTAACCGTGTTAAACAGTTGACTTTTACTTTCCCAGAGGATGCTCTAACCAGTACTGGGGCCCCATTTTGGTCTGCCCCCAAGCGCTTTCCCCATCCACTGCAATTCTCTTTTGCTGATTCCAGCCACGTGCATTTTGTCATGGCAGCATCTATACTACGGGCAGAGGCGTTTGGAATTGCAGTTCCGGACTGGGCCAAGAACCCTAAGAAGATGGCTGAAGCTGTGGATAAAGTGATAGTTCAGGAATTTCAACCAAAGAAAGATGTGAAAATTGTTACTGATGAGAAGGCCACCAGCCTCTCCGCTTCTTCCATTGATGATGCATCAGTCATCAATGAACTAATCATGAGGCTAGAACAATGCCGAATGAATCTGCCACCCGGGTTCAGGATGAAACCAATACAATTTGAGAAG GATGACGACACAAATTACCACTTGGACTTTATAGCTGCGCTTGCTAACATGAGGGCAAGAAATTACAGTATCCCTGAAGTCGACAAGCTGAAAGCCAAGTTCATAGCTGGGAGAATTATCCCCGCAATTGCAACCTCCACAGCAATGGCCACCGGCCTAGTATGCCTGGAGTTGTACAAGGTTCTGGATGGAGGACACACAGTGGAGGATTATCGCAACACATTTGCCAACCTTGCTCTCCCTCTATTCTCCATGGCTGAGCCAGTCCCACCTAAAGTTGTAAAGCACCGAGACATGAGATGGACTGTGTGGGACAGGTGGATTATCAAAGACAATCCAACTTTGAGGGAGCTTCTCCAATGGCTTTCAAGCAAGGGGCTGAATGCCTATAGTATTTCGTGTGGAAGTTGCTTGCTCTACAATTGCATGTTCCCTAAGCACAGACAGCGGATGGACAAGAAGGTGGTGGATTTGGCTAGGGAAGTGGCTAAAATAGAATTGCCACCATACCGTCGGCATCTAGATGTTGTAGTGGCGTGCGAGGATGACGAAGATAATGATATCGACATCCCCCAAATATCCGTTTACTTCCGTTAG